The genomic segment CGGTGATGACACAGCGATACTCATCATATCTGAATAGCCTGCTTCGATGAGTTTTTCTGCAATCGCGGGACCAACGCCCGGTAAATCTTGAATTTTGTCTTTGCCCATTTATACCCCTACGTAGCAGTGAAAGGAAATGATATTTATAAACATGTCCTTCAGAGAGACATTGGGACAGAATTAATCCGGGCGTATTCTTGTGATAAAAATATTGTGAAAGAATGCGGTAGAAAATAATGCTATTTCTCGTCGATCTTCTCGTTTCTGTCTCACCAGACCGCCAAAACGTCT from the Candidatus Thermoplasmatota archaeon genome contains:
- a CDS encoding ISNCY family transposase → RRFGGLVRQKREDRREIALFSTAFFHNIFITRIRPD